The Nocardioides sp. cx-173 genome segment TTCCATGCCTGAGCCGGACACCTCGCCGGGGCGTCAGCGGCTGTGGCAGGCGCTGACCACCGCGTCGCGCCGCCAGGTCGTGGTCGCGGTGCTGCTCGGCCTGGTGGGCTTCGGCGCGGTCACGCAGGTGCAGAGCAGGGGAGTGGACGACTCCTACTCCGCGCTGCGTCAGCAGGAGCTGATCGACCTGCTCAACAGCCTCGCCGGCACGACCCAGCGCGGAGAGGCCCAGATCGCCCGGCTGGAGGCGACGCGCGAGGACCTGCAGTCGGTGACCAGCCGCCGACAGGCCGCCCTGGAGCAGGCGGAGTCCGAGGTGGACACGCTCTCCATCCTCGCCGGGCGGGTCCCGGTCACCGGTCCCGGCATCCGGATCACCATCACCGAGGTCGACGGGCAGGTGCAGGTGGCCTCGCTGATCGACACGATCCAGGAGCTGCGCACCGTCGGTGCCGAGGCGATGCAGGTCAACGGCGAGGTGCGGCTCATCGCGCAGTCGTCCTTCACCGACGTGTCCGGCGGCATCGCCATCGACGGCGTCACCGTGGAGTCGCCCTACGTCGTCGACGTCATCGGCGATCCCGACGTGCTCGCCGGCGCGATCACGTTCCCGCTCGGGCCCCGCGCCAAGCTGAAGGCCGACGGTGCCGAGCCGGAGGTCGAGAAGCTGACCTCGCTGGACATCGAGTCGGTGGTGGAGCCGGTGCAACCGGAGTACGCCGAACCCGGCAACGGGCAGTAACCTGCAGCACGACCACCCAGGCTGTTTCCGCGCCCGAGGGCTCGGGCCTCGACCGGAGGAGATCCCGCTTTGTACCCCGATGACCTGAAGTACACCGTCGAGCACGAGTGGGTCCGGTCTCCGGGCGAGCACGAGGGGTCGGTGCGGATCGGCATCACCGACTTCGCGCAGGACGCCCTGGGCGACATCGTCTACGTCTCGCTGCCCGACGTCGGCGACACCCTCGAGGCCGGGACGACCTGCGGTGAGCTGGAGTCGACCAAGTCGGTCAGCGACATCTACGCCCCCGTGACGGGCGAGGTCGTCGCGCGCAACGAGTCGCTCGACGCGACCCCCGAGCTGGTCAACAGCGACCCGTACGCCGGCGGCTGGCTGTTCGAGGTGGTCCCCTCGGACCCCGCGCAGCTCGACGACCTGCTCGAGGTCGACGCGTACGTCTCGACCCTCGACGGCTGATCCGTGGACCGGCACGGATCGACTTGATCCGTGCCCGCCGACTGATAGGTTCGTTGCCCAACCGTCAACCTCAACCCTGCCTTGAGGGTTAAGTGGGTACGACGCCGACCGGAGGATGATTCGATGCCGTTCTGCACCGCGTGTGGCAGGCAGAACCCGGACGACGCCCGCTTCTGCGCGCAGTGCGGCACCAGGCTGGTGAGCGTGGACAGCAGTGGCGTGTCCACCGACTCCTTCCCGGGGCCCGGCGAGTCGGTGGGGGACTCCACCGCCACCATCCAGATCGGCACCGCAGGCGAGCGGGCCGAGACCTCCGACCGCCAGCTGAACCCCGTCGACGCCGCCGCGGTCGACGCGCTGCCGACCGGCCACGCGCTGCTCGTCGTGCAGAAGGGCCCGGGCTCGGGCAGCCGCTTCCTCCTGGACGCGGACGTCACCCACGCCGGCAGGCACCCGGACAGCGAGATCTTCCTGGACGACGTCACGGTCTCGCGCCAGCACGCCGTCTTCGACCGGACCTCCGAGGGCTTCACGGTCAGCGACGTGGGCAGCCTCAACGGCACCTACGTCAACCGCGACCGGATCGAGAAGGTCCAGCTCAAGGACGGCGACGAGGTGCAGATCGGCAAGTACCGGCTGGTCTTCTTCTCCGGGCACGAGGACGCCTGAGCGTGTCGGCCTCCTCGGCGCCGAGCAGCGCGGCCGGTGGCTCGCGCGCGCGCATGAACATCGGGCAGGTGCTCGACCAGCTCCGCGCCGACTATCCCGGCATCACCATCCCCAAGATCCGCTTCCTGGAGGACAAGGGGCTGATCAAGCCCGAGCGCACCCCCTCGGGCTACCGGAAGTTCTCCGCCGCCGACGTCGAGCGGCTGCGCTACGTGCTGCGCATGCAGCGTGACCACTACCTGCCGCTGAAGGTCATCGGCGAGCACCTCGACGCCATCGACCGCGGGCTGGAGCCGCCGCCGATCGAGGCGGTCGTCCCGACGGTGCCGACGGTCGCGCTCGCGGCCGACGGCCTGCCCAGCGCCGAGTCGTTCGCCCGCCGGGACTCGCTGCGCCTCTCGCGCCGTGAGCTCGTCAAGATCGCGGGCATCACCGACGAGCTGCTGGTGCAGCTGGAGCAGTTCGGGCTGGTGAGCCCGCGCACCGGCACGGGCCACTTCGACACCGACGCGCTGGTCATCGCCCAGACCGCGCGCGAGCTGGCCGAGTTCGGCTTCGAGCCTCGGCACCTGCGCGCGTTCAAGACCTCCGCCGACCGCGAGATCGGGCTCGTCGAGCAGGTCGTGGCTCCCCTCAAGAACGGCCGCGACGCCGCCGCGCGCGCGCGGGCCGACGACGCCGTCTCCGAGATCGCGGCCCTCTCCGTGCGGCTGCACGCGACGCTGGTCAAGGCCGGGCTGCGCTCGAGCTGAGCGCCGTACCCCTGCCGGTGCTGGGCGTTCCGGCCTCTCCGGGGCGGGAGTAGGGTGGTCGTATGCGGGAAGTCGATGTCATGGGAGTCCGGGTGGAGATGCCCTCCAACCAGCCGATCGTCCTGCTGCGGGAGGTCTCGGGGGAGCGGTACCTGCCGATCTGGATCGGGGCCGTCGAGGCCACGGCGATCGCGTTCGCCCAGCAGGGCGTCGTACCCCCACGACCGCTGACGCACGACCTGATGAAGAACGTGCTCGAGGCCATCGGCACCGAGCTCACCGAGGTCCGCATCACCGACGTCAAGGACGGCATCTTCTTCGCCACCCTCGTCTTCGCCACCGGCACCGAGGTCAGCGCCCGTCCCTCCGACTCGATCGCCCTCGCCCTGCGCACCGGCACCAAGATCGTCTGCGCCGAGGAGGTGCTCGACGAGGCCGGCCTCGCCGTCCCGGCCGAGCAGGAGGACGAGGTGGAGAAGTTCCGGGAGTTCCTGGACCACGTCACGCCCGAGGACTTCGAGTCCACGCCCGAACAGTGACCCTCAAGTAGAGGTTGAGGGTTGCGACACGCCGCGGTTGTCTTTGACCGGCCCGGCGTTCGGGCTTACCTTGGGATGTCTCTGTTGTAACTCCACCGTTGTGGTTGTGCCCTCCCGGGTCGGCCCGTCCTTCCCCGGAGCTACGTTCAACGGAGTAGACCCACGGAGGACCGTGTGAACGAGCACCAGCCTGAAGCCGGCACGAGCGCGGACGCAGTCGAGGCCGTCGAGGCCGCCGAGGAGCAAGGCCTCCTCTTCACCGACGACGTCTCGCCGCTGCCCAGCGACCTGGGCTATCGAGGTCCGACCGCGTGCAACGCCGCCGGCATCACCTACCGCCAGCTCGACTACTGGGCCCGCACTGGCCTGATCGAGCCCACCGTGCGCGGCGCCACCGGCTCCGGCTCGCAGCGGCTCTACTCCTTCCGCGACATCTTGATCCTCAAGGTCATCAAGCGCCTGCTCGACGCCGGCATCTCGCTGCAGCAGATCCGCACCGCGGTCTCGCACCTGCGCGAGCGCGGTACCGACGACCTGACCCGCGTCACGCTCATGAGCGACGGCGCCTCGGTCTACGAGTGCACCAGCAACGACGAGGTCATCGACCTGCTCCAGGGCGGCCAGGGCGTCTTCGGCATCGCCATCGGCGGGGTCTGGCGCGAGATCGAGGGCACCCTCGCCGAGCTCCCCAGCGAGCGCGCCGCCGACGACACCGCCGCCACCCCGTCGGCCAACGACGAGCTCGCCGCCCGCCGCGCCGCCCGCCAGACCGGCTGACCGCCTTCTCCAGCTCCGGCGGACTCGCCACCCTCGAGGTGGCGGGTCCGTCGTCATTTCGGCTCGCGCTCCCGGCCGGTCGGCCCGCGGTTTGGTCACAAACCGCAGGAATCGGCGAGGAGAACCTGCGGATTGTGACCAAACCACGGGCCGGACCCCCACCCCGGGGCCCCACGACACGAGACGAGGAGTCCAGGTGGGGAGGGCCGGGTTGCTAGGCTGGCCAGGCTGACTGATCCCGCACGGGAGAGTCTTCGCTCGCCGGCCAGGCACCTCCGCGTCACCCAGGCACCATCAGCACTTTCGTACGACGGCCGTCGGGAACGGAGCGCCGAAGGGGCAATTCCTCCCCGGAACCTCTCAGGCGCCAGGACCGTGCGGAGCAGGCAACTCTGAAGGGGCGACGCCGTCCCGACAGAGGGGGAGGGCGCAGGTGCCCCACGACCTCGACCCCGCTGCCTGAGGAGACCCCCGTGTCCGACCACCCCAGCCTCACCGACCTCGACGGCGCGCTGCCGTTCGTGGAGCGGCACATCGGCCTACGCCCCGCCGACGAGCGGGCGATGCTCGACCGCCTGGGGTTCGCCTCGCTCGAGGAGCTGATGGAGGCGGCGGTGCCGGGCGGGATCCGCGCGGCCGCCGAGCTGGACCTCCCTGCGGCGCTGAGCGAGGAGGCGGTGAGCAAGGAGCTGCGCAAGATCGCCGCCGCCAACCGGCCCGGCGAGGCGATGATCGGCTTGGGCTACCACGCCACGATCACCCCGCCCGTGGTCCGGCGCAACGTGCTCGAGGACCCGAGCTGGTACACCGCCTACACGCCGTACCAGCCGGAGATCTCGCAGGGCCGGCTCGAGGCGCTGCTCAACTTCCAGACCGTCGTGGGCGACCTCACCGGCCTGCCGACGGCCAACGCCAGCCTGCTCGACGAGGGCACCGCCGCGGCCGAGGCGATGACGCTGGTACGACGGGGCAACCGCAAGGCGGCCGGCCCCTTCGTGGTCGACGCCGACGCCCTGCCCCAGACCATCGAGGTGGTCCGCACCCGGGCCGAGGGCATGGGCATCGAGGTCCTCGTCGCCGACCTCTCCGCAGGGCTCCCCGAGGGGGAGCTCAGCGGCGTCCTGGTCCAGTACCCCGGCGCCTCCGGGCGGATCCTCGACCCCCGGCCCCTGATCGAGGCCGCGCACGAGCGCGGCGCGCTGGCCGTCGTGGCCGCCGACCTCCTCGCGCTCACGCTGCTCGAGGCGCCGGGCGCGATGGGCGCCGACGTGGTCGTCGGCTCCTCCCAGCGCTTCGGCGTCCCGCTCTTCTACGGCGGTCCGCACGCCGGCTTCATGGCCGTCGGCCAGGGCCTGGAGCGGCACCTGCCCGGCCGCCTGGTCGGGGTGTCGGTCGACGCCGAGGGCCGACCCGCCTACCGCCTCGCCCTGCAGACCCGCGAGCAGCACATCCGGAGGGACAAGGCGACCTCCAACATCTGCACCGCCCAGGTGCTGCTGGCCGTCGTCGCCTCGATGTACGCCGTCTACCACGGCCCCGACGGCCTGCGCGCGATAGCGACCCGCACCCACCGCTACGCCGCGGTGCTGGCCGCGGCGCTGCGTCAGGGCGGCCTCACCGTGGCCCACCAGGAGTTCTTCGACACCGTGACCGTCGTGGTGCCGGGGCGCGCCGCCGAGGTCCAGGCCGCCGCCCGCGCGCTGGGCATCTATGTCCGCCTGGTCGACGACGACACGGTCGGCATCTCCACCTCCGAGTGCACCACGGGCTCCACGATCGGCGGCCTGCTGCGGGCCTTCGGGCTCGCCGTCGACATCGACGCGGTCGACCAGGCCACCGGCGACGCGCTGCCCGAGGCCCTGCGGCGTACGACGCCCTACCTCACGCACGAGGTGTTCTCGAGCCACCACAGTGAGACCCAGATGCTGCGCTACCTGCGCCGGCTCTCGGCGCGCGACTACGCGCTGGACCGCGGGATGATCCCGCTCGGCTCCTGCACGATGAAGCTCAACGCCACCGCGGAGATGGAGCCGATCTCGCTGCCCGGCTTCGCCGACCTGCACCCCTTCGTGCCGGCCGAGGACGCGCTCGGCTACCGCAAGCTGGTCGAGCAGCTGGAGGGCTACCTGGCCGAGGTCACCGGCTACGACCGGGTCTCGATCCAGCCCAACGCCGGCTCGCAGGGCGAGCTCGCCGGGCTGCTCGCCATCCGCGGCTACCACCGGGCCCACGGGGAGGCGGCCCGCGACGTCTGCCTGATCCCGTCGTCGGCCCACGGCACCAACGCCGCCTCCGCGGTGATGGCCGGCATGCGGGTCGTCGTGGTCAAGGCCGCGGACGACGGCACCGTCGACCTCGACGACCTGCGCGCACAGTGCGAGCGGCACGCCGCCGACCTCGCCGCGATCATGGTCACCTACCCCTCGACCCACGGCGCCTACGAGGACACGATCACCGAGCTCTGCGAGATCGTGCACGCCCACGGCGGGCAGGTCTACGTCGACGGCGCCAACCTCAACGCGCTCCTGGGCTACGCCAAGCCCGGCGAGTTCGGCGGCGACGTCTCCCACCTCAACCTGCACAAGACCTTCTGCATCCCGCACGGCGGCGGCGGCCCGGGCGTCGGCCCGGTCGCGGTGCGCGCGCACCTCGCGCCGTACCTGCCCTCCCACGCGATGCACCCCGAGGAGGACAAGCGCAGCGGCATCGGCCCGATCAGCGCGGCGCCGTACGGCTCGGCGGGCATCCTGCCGATCTCGTGGGCCTACATCCGGCTCATGGGCGGCGCCGGGCTCACCCGGGCCACCGCCAGCGCGGTGCTGTCGGCCAACTACGTCGCGGCGCGGCTGGGGGAGCACTTCCCGGTGCTCTACCGCGGCCACGGCGGGCTGGTCGCCCACGAGTGCATCCTCGACGTGCGCGGCCTGACCAAGGAGACCGGGGTCAGCGTCGACGACGTCGCCAAGCGCCTGGTCGACTACGGCTTCCACGCCCCGACGATGTCGTTCCCCGTCGCCGGCACGCTGATGGTCGAGCCCACCGAGTCCGAGGACCTCGCCGAGATCGACCGGTTCTGCGAGGCGATGATCGCGATCAAGGGCGAGATCGACCGCGTGGGGGCGGGGGAGTGGTCCCCGGAGGAGTCGCCGCTGCGCGGAGCGCCGCACACCTCGCGCGCCCTCGTCGGCGACTGGGAGCGCCCGTACTCCCGGGAGCTGGCGGTCTTCCCGACCGGCGTCGACCCCGACAAGTACTGGCCGCCGGTCGCCCGCATCGACCAGGCCTACGGCGACCGCAACCTGCAGTGCTCCTGCCCGCCGCTGGAGGCCTTCGCCGAGTGAGTGCCGACCGGCAGGCCCGGCTGGTCGCCGTGCAGGCGGCCGGCCGCCTGCCCTCGGTCGTGGCCGGGGTGCTCCGGGAGGGCGAGCTCGCCTGGACCGGCACGGTCGGCGGGTCGCTCGCCGATCGCTACCGGATCGGGTCGATCACCAAGACCCTCACCGCGGTGGCCGTCCTCCAGCTGCGTGACGAAGGGCTGCTGTCCCTCGACGACCCCATCGGGGCCGTGATCCCCGAGACCGGGTACGCCGCCGCGACGGTGCGCGAGCTCCTGTCGCACACGTCGGGCATGCAGAGCGAGCCGGTGGGCTCGTGGTGGGAGCGCTCACCCGGCGTGGACTTCGCGACCCTGGTCGCGGCCAACGACGGCTCCGGCGCGGTGCTGCCACCCGGCGAGTTCCACTACTCCAACCTCGGCTACGGCCTGCTCGGCGAGGCGGTCGCCCGGCTGCGTGGCGTGCCCTGGTGGGAGGTGGTGTCGCAGCGGGTCCTGGCGCCCCTGGGCATGGCCGACACGACGTACGCCGACGAGGCGCCCGCCGCGCAGGGGTGGAGCGTGGACCACTTCGCCGGCACGCTGACGCCCGAGCCGCATCACGACACGGTCGCCATGGCGGCGGCCGGCCAGCTCTGGAGCACGGTGGCCGATCTGGCCCGGCTCGGCGCCTTCCTCGCCGCCGGCAACCCCGACGTGCTGGCCCCCGCCACGCTGCGCGAGATGACCGAGCCCACCAGCCAGACCTACGGCCTGGGGCTGTGGCTGGCCGACCAGGACGGGCGTCGCTGGGTCGGACACCCCGGCTCCATGCCCGGCTTCCAGGCCTGCCTGTTCGTCGACCCGGCCACCGGAGACGGGGTCGTGGCGCTGTCGTCCTCGACGACCGGGCTCGACGCGCGCCGCCTCCCGCACCTGCTGCTCGGCGAGGATCCGCTGCCCGACGTGACGCCCTGGGTGCCGTCGACCGACGTACCCGAGGCGGTGGCCGAGCTGCTCGGCCTGTGGTTCTGGGGCAACAGCGCCCAGGAGCTGCGCTGGCACAACGACACCCTGCACCTGCGCAGCCTGGCCGCCGGCGAGCTGACCGACGTCTTCGAGGTCCGCGACGACCGGATCGTCGGCGTCGCGGGCTACCACCGAGGCGAGACCATGCAGGTGGTGCGCCGCCCCGACGGGTCCGTCTCCCACCTCGAGTGCGCGACGTTCGTCTTCACCCGCACCCCCTACGACCCGCTGGCCCCGATCCCGGGCGGCGCTCGGTCCGGCTGACCGCTCAGGAGTGGAGTCCCTCCGGGGGCGGTCCGGACCGGTCGCCGAGGGCGGCGACGAGTGAGGCCAGGCCGAGGAGGAGTGCGAGCGCGACCAGCGCCCACGACCAGCCGTTCACGAGGTGGCCGGCGCGGGCCTGGGCGCCGACCAGGCTGGCCAGCTGCACCGTCACGGCGACCACCCAGGGCCACGGGCTACGGCGGACGGCCAGTGCGGTCGCGGCGAGCACGACGGGCGAGAGTAGGACCCAGGCCAGCCAGGCGGCGTAGCCGGGATGGCCGTGGCTGCGCAGCCACTGCGCCAGCTCGACCACGTCGGCCCCGTCGGCGAGGACCGCGTACGCCGTCAGAGCCGCGATCGCCACGAAGGCCGCGGCGCTCAGCCGGAAGATCAATCGCCGTCCTCGCCGACCATCTGGCCGTCCTTGACCCCGGCGATGCAGGACCGGCCGTCGTCCTCCTCGACGAGCAGGACCAGGTCGAGCGTCCTGCCCTGCAGCGCCTCCTCGTCGCTGGTGGCTTGCACCCGGAAGCTGCCGGTCGCGTCGCCCTCGACATCGCTGATCACGTAGTCCATGTCGGGGTCGTCGGTGCCGGCCTCCTGCTTGCCCTCGGCGATCAGGAAATCGAGCTGGGCACGCTGATTCTCGGTCGGGGCCTTGCAGAGCAGGTCGATGCCGGCGCCCACATCGAGGTCCTCGGCGGCCTCGACCGCCTGGTCGGCGACCTCCTGGACGCTCGAGGCGTCACCACCGGTGAAGGCGAAGACCGCACCGCCGATGCCCAGCATCAGCACGAGCACGCCGCCGGCGACGTACCAGCCGAGCCGCGACGGCGACGACGGCGGGGGACCGGCCGCAGGAGGCCCGGCCGGAGGCGGCCCTGAGGGCGGCGGCGACGGAGGACCGGCGGGCGGCGGGCCGGGGGACCGGGAGTCGGACATGTCCTGCATGGTGCCGTTCGCCGACACACCTCAAACCTGCCCGCTCAGGAGTGGGCGTCCCAGAGCCGCTCGGCACGCGGCGGCCGGGGGACGCCGCAATCGGACGACCTACATCGCCTGGGAGACGCTCGACATGTTGAAGTCCGGCACCCGCAGGGCGGGCGTGGCGGTGCGGGAGAAGTAGTCGTCGCCCCACTCCCTGCTGAAGCTCGGGACGGTCGCGGAGGCGGCGGTGAAGCGGCGCAGCAGGTCGACCGGGCTCTCGTTGAAGCGGAAGTTGTTCACCGAGCCGGTGATCTCGCCCCCCTCCACCAGGTAGACCCCGTCGCGGGTCAGTCCGGTGAGCAGCAGGCTCTGCGGGTCGACCTCGCGGATGTACCACAGGCAGGTCAGCAGCAGGCCGCGCTCGGTGCCGGCCACCAGGTCAGCCACCGACCCCTGGCCACCGTCCACGTCGAGCACCAGGTTGTCGACGACCGGAGTGACCGGCTGGT includes the following:
- a CDS encoding FHA domain-containing protein encodes the protein MPFCTACGRQNPDDARFCAQCGTRLVSVDSSGVSTDSFPGPGESVGDSTATIQIGTAGERAETSDRQLNPVDAAAVDALPTGHALLVVQKGPGSGSRFLLDADVTHAGRHPDSEIFLDDVTVSRQHAVFDRTSEGFTVSDVGSLNGTYVNRDRIEKVQLKDGDEVQIGKYRLVFFSGHEDA
- a CDS encoding DUF881 domain-containing protein, producing MPEPDTSPGRQRLWQALTTASRRQVVVAVLLGLVGFGAVTQVQSRGVDDSYSALRQQELIDLLNSLAGTTQRGEAQIARLEATREDLQSVTSRRQAALEQAESEVDTLSILAGRVPVTGPGIRITITEVDGQVQVASLIDTIQELRTVGAEAMQVNGEVRLIAQSSFTDVSGGIAIDGVTVESPYVVDVIGDPDVLAGAITFPLGPRAKLKADGAEPEVEKLTSLDIESVVEPVQPEYAEPGNGQ
- a CDS encoding bifunctional nuclease family protein, with amino-acid sequence MREVDVMGVRVEMPSNQPIVLLREVSGERYLPIWIGAVEATAIAFAQQGVVPPRPLTHDLMKNVLEAIGTELTEVRITDVKDGIFFATLVFATGTEVSARPSDSIALALRTGTKIVCAEEVLDEAGLAVPAEQEDEVEKFREFLDHVTPEDFESTPEQ
- the gcvP gene encoding aminomethyl-transferring glycine dehydrogenase, which codes for MSDHPSLTDLDGALPFVERHIGLRPADERAMLDRLGFASLEELMEAAVPGGIRAAAELDLPAALSEEAVSKELRKIAAANRPGEAMIGLGYHATITPPVVRRNVLEDPSWYTAYTPYQPEISQGRLEALLNFQTVVGDLTGLPTANASLLDEGTAAAEAMTLVRRGNRKAAGPFVVDADALPQTIEVVRTRAEGMGIEVLVADLSAGLPEGELSGVLVQYPGASGRILDPRPLIEAAHERGALAVVAADLLALTLLEAPGAMGADVVVGSSQRFGVPLFYGGPHAGFMAVGQGLERHLPGRLVGVSVDAEGRPAYRLALQTREQHIRRDKATSNICTAQVLLAVVASMYAVYHGPDGLRAIATRTHRYAAVLAAALRQGGLTVAHQEFFDTVTVVVPGRAAEVQAAARALGIYVRLVDDDTVGISTSECTTGSTIGGLLRAFGLAVDIDAVDQATGDALPEALRRTTPYLTHEVFSSHHSETQMLRYLRRLSARDYALDRGMIPLGSCTMKLNATAEMEPISLPGFADLHPFVPAEDALGYRKLVEQLEGYLAEVTGYDRVSIQPNAGSQGELAGLLAIRGYHRAHGEAARDVCLIPSSAHGTNAASAVMAGMRVVVVKAADDGTVDLDDLRAQCERHAADLAAIMVTYPSTHGAYEDTITELCEIVHAHGGQVYVDGANLNALLGYAKPGEFGGDVSHLNLHKTFCIPHGGGGPGVGPVAVRAHLAPYLPSHAMHPEEDKRSGIGPISAAPYGSAGILPISWAYIRLMGGAGLTRATASAVLSANYVAARLGEHFPVLYRGHGGLVAHECILDVRGLTKETGVSVDDVAKRLVDYGFHAPTMSFPVAGTLMVEPTESEDLAEIDRFCEAMIAIKGEIDRVGAGEWSPEESPLRGAPHTSRALVGDWERPYSRELAVFPTGVDPDKYWPPVARIDQAYGDRNLQCSCPPLEAFAE
- a CDS encoding serine hydrolase domain-containing protein — protein: MSADRQARLVAVQAAGRLPSVVAGVLREGELAWTGTVGGSLADRYRIGSITKTLTAVAVLQLRDEGLLSLDDPIGAVIPETGYAAATVRELLSHTSGMQSEPVGSWWERSPGVDFATLVAANDGSGAVLPPGEFHYSNLGYGLLGEAVARLRGVPWWEVVSQRVLAPLGMADTTYADEAPAAQGWSVDHFAGTLTPEPHHDTVAMAAAGQLWSTVADLARLGAFLAAGNPDVLAPATLREMTEPTSQTYGLGLWLADQDGRRWVGHPGSMPGFQACLFVDPATGDGVVALSSSTTGLDARRLPHLLLGEDPLPDVTPWVPSTDVPEAVAELLGLWFWGNSAQELRWHNDTLHLRSLAAGELTDVFEVRDDRIVGVAGYHRGETMQVVRRPDGSVSHLECATFVFTRTPYDPLAPIPGGARSG
- a CDS encoding MerR family transcriptional regulator, with the protein product MNEHQPEAGTSADAVEAVEAAEEQGLLFTDDVSPLPSDLGYRGPTACNAAGITYRQLDYWARTGLIEPTVRGATGSGSQRLYSFRDILILKVIKRLLDAGISLQQIRTAVSHLRERGTDDLTRVTLMSDGASVYECTSNDEVIDLLQGGQGVFGIAIGGVWREIEGTLAELPSERAADDTAATPSANDELAARRAARQTG
- the ftsR gene encoding transcriptional regulator FtsR, encoding MSASSAPSSAAGGSRARMNIGQVLDQLRADYPGITIPKIRFLEDKGLIKPERTPSGYRKFSAADVERLRYVLRMQRDHYLPLKVIGEHLDAIDRGLEPPPIEAVVPTVPTVALAADGLPSAESFARRDSLRLSRRELVKIAGITDELLVQLEQFGLVSPRTGTGHFDTDALVIAQTARELAEFGFEPRHLRAFKTSADREIGLVEQVVAPLKNGRDAAARARADDAVSEIAALSVRLHATLVKAGLRSS
- the gcvH gene encoding glycine cleavage system protein GcvH, giving the protein MYPDDLKYTVEHEWVRSPGEHEGSVRIGITDFAQDALGDIVYVSLPDVGDTLEAGTTCGELESTKSVSDIYAPVTGEVVARNESLDATPELVNSDPYAGGWLFEVVPSDPAQLDDLLEVDAYVSTLDG